One window of Nymphaea colorata isolate Beijing-Zhang1983 chromosome 11, ASM883128v2, whole genome shotgun sequence genomic DNA carries:
- the LOC116264746 gene encoding exopolygalacturonase-like, whose product MDLRFVFWLSSFALSSFSAISLAGSSSGTYSVDDYSAKGDGKSDDTKAFNDAWAAACADSGSPTLMIPGNKYVVGPLLFKGPCQNTGPLTVKVQGTVLASTNLNLFTGQEWVLFYKVNQLRLTGTGTFDGQGTTAWPQNQCPFKKQCKVLPVSLKFAFLKDTVVSGITSLNPKMFHIALLNNVGIKFQNVHIKAPGDSPNTDGIHIETSTGVKILQSDIATGDDCISIGHGNTDVYVEGVNCGPGHGISVGSLGRYSYEKDVTGVIVKGCTISGTMNGVRIKSWQASPSSISATNMTFDNIILKDVGNPIIIDQNYCPFKSACAQQAPSRVKISGITFSNIRGTSTTPVGVTMQCSKAYPCQNIKVQEINLSYNGPGGPITSSCANVKASYSGKQVPDPCN is encoded by the exons ATGGATCTTCGGTTTGTTTTCTGGCTTTCCAGCTTTGCTCTTTCTTCATTCTCAGCCATTTCCCTAGCAGGTTCGAGCTCGGGGACTTACAGCGTCGATGATTATAGTGCCAAAGGTGATGGCAAGAGTGATGACACAAAG GCATTTAACGATGCCTGGGCTGCAGCCTGCGCGGATTCCGGCAGTCCGACTCTGATGATTCCCGGAAACAAATACGTGGTGGGGCCGCTCTTGTTTAAGGGCCCATGCCAAAATACTGGTCCGTTGACGGTGAAGGTGCAGGGCACCGTTTTGGCATCGACCAACCTCAACCTTTTCACGGGACAGGAGTGGGTTCTCTTCTACAAGGTCAATCAGCTCAGGTTGACAGGAACCGGAACCTTTGATGGGCAGGGGACTACGGCTTGGCCACAGAACCAGTGCCCTTTCAAGAAGCAATGCAAAGTCTTGCCTGTT TCACTCAAGTTTGCCTTCTTAAAAGACACAGTAGTTTCGGGGATTACCTCATTGAACCCCAAGATGTTCCACATTGCTCTGCTGAACAACGTAGGGATCAAGTTCCAAAACGTCCATATTAAAGCACCAGGCGACAGTCCAAACACTGATGGAATCCATATTGAGACTTCTACTGGCGTCAAGATATTGCAGTCTGACATCGCTACTGGGGATGACTGCATTTCTATTGGCCATGGCAACACCGATGTTTACGTTGAAGGTGTTAACTGCGGACCAGGACACGGAATCAG CGTCGGCAGCTTGGGCAGGTATTCCTATGAAAAGGATGTTACTGGGGTGATAGTAAAGGGATGCACCATTAGCGGCACCATGAACGGGGTGAGAATCAAGTCATGGCAAGCATCTCCTAGCTCCATCTCTGCAACCAACATGACCTTCGACAACATTATCCTCAAGGATGTTGGCAACCCAATCATCATCGATCAAAACTACTGCCCCTTTAAATCTGCTTGCGCTCAACAG GCACCATCGCGAGTTAAGATCAGTGGTATCACGTTCAGCAACATCAGAGGGACTTCGACGACACCTGTAGGAGTAACTATGCAGTGCAGCAAAGCGTATCCTTGCCAAAACATTAAGGTTCAAGAGATAAATCTGAGTTACAATGGACCTGGAGGGCCCATAACATCTTCATGTGCTAATGTCAAGGCCAGCTACAGCGGGAAACAG